Genomic DNA from Candidatus Methylarchaceae archaeon HK02M2:
ACTCTAAAACGGTGATCGTATCCTTTCAATTTTTTAATGTCGAATCTTTTATATGGAAGTGGGAACTCTTTTAGAGTTTCTAAAAAATCAGCAAATCTTTTTTGATGAGATTTTTCCAAATCGACTAAGGCTTTGGCTACTTTTTGATGTATTATGATTTTAAAACTCATAAGTCAAGCCTTGCCTTAAATTTTTCCCATTCAACACCTTTCTCTCTTGTTTCTTTAGCTAGTTTATCCAATTCTTCAGCGTCTTCCATACTAATCTCTTCTTCTCCAATTAGTGCAAGCTCTATAAATTCGATTTTATCGGTTAGTTTTTTTATCACATCTCTTATTACCTTGAGCTCTTCGTAAATTGCCCTAAGATTGACATCTTCTACCATCACATATCACTTCAATTATGCCCTAATCCCCTTGCATCAAATTAACTTATCTTTGTTAAATAACTTTCTCTAAAACTCTACAACACTATAAATTAAAACGCTTTATAGTAGCTATTTTAACTAAAACTCAATACTCATGCAATTAATTTTTAGAAATAACAAGACAAAAAAAGTAAATAGTTTATTCGATTTTTTCTTCGATAGGCTTGCTTTTGAACTGCAATTCAAAAGAAGTTGTCATCTTTGATTCGTTTGTAGTTCTAAGGGTTAATCAATCGCAACCTGAAATTTGGGAAAAAATTAGTGTTTTGATAAAAATTCCATAACTGCAGCATTAAACTCTGTGGGTCTTTCCAAAGGAAGAAAATGCCTGGCATCTTTAATAACTATTACTTGAGAATTCTGAATTTGCTTTACCATTTCTTCTTTAACAGAAACTGGAGTATAATCTTCATCAGATGCAAGAACTAATGTGGGACATTTAATTGTATGAAGTTGGTCAGCAACATTCCATCCTGCGATTGATTTCAAAGCATTTATATAGGCTTCCTGATTATTTTCCGCCCAT
This window encodes:
- a CDS encoding type II toxin-antitoxin system RelE/ParE family toxin, coding for MSFKIIIHQKVAKALVDLEKSHQKRFADFLETLKEFPLPYKRFDIKKLKGYDHRFRVRLGDFRLVYEIDKEEMLVLVLKLERRKHVYK